The DNA sequence TTCAGTGAGTCTGAACGAAAGGTTAAGATCTATACTTTGCAGTCAAACCTATAACCACGTTTTTAAGATTTATTGGACCCCagtaaactaaaaaaacattgGGGTCTTGATTAATCAGGAcactgtcattttaaataacTCAGAGGTCTGTCTTGTATCAAGGTCAGACctaaagtttaaaaaagcacAACCAAACTTGCTGTGCCTTTGAGCCAATCACATGCAGTGGAACTCAAGAACAAGCCAATCGCAGTGAGCAGAGGAGGTGGGACAGGGGGAGGTCCGCCCCCCAGCTCTGTACTCTAAATGTGGAAACAAAGAAGCATGACTGCTCTGGCAGTGGAGTCACATGTTGCACTATCCCCTTTCTGGAGCCTATTACATTTTACAACagggcaatttttttttattttcaatagtgAAAGCGCACATCAGTCCTGGGATTCCATCAAAATCAGAATTTTACAATTCTAAGTCCTTTTAAAGCTCTGGAATGTCAGTGTCCAACACTCAGTGACCCGTGACATAGACCATAACTTAGGGCTGACTTTCAATGTTTTGACAACAAACGGTTCCTTTATCTTTTCAATCTGCCTGCCTGCTTGTTGGTCTGCCTGCCCGTTCATGGTTGCTTTGTTGATCTAAATTCCTGAACCGAGCCAGTGAAGCACAACCATGTCCTTATGGTCCCACGTTCAGAGAGGACAAACACAGAAGACTCTTGAAATTGAACTGTCCTAATCTCATTACGAGCCCAGCTGCATGTTTAGTCCCTCTTGTCTTACAGGAAAGAAACAACAAGCAGGCCTGCCTAAATGCCTGACCTTCCTACTTTAGTTCTTGCTCTTACATTTCTTGCTCTCCACTTTCAACGTGCAAAGGCTGAAACAGGACGTTAGCTCCCAGGCTTCTCAGCTTTTACTGGGCTCATTCCCCCCCTCGGAACAAACCGCAGAAAGAGTTTAGAAAGTGAAAAGGGGTTTTTACCAGGACGTGTCTCATGCTGGGTGGCGGTCTGTGCGGTTCTCCTGTCTGCTTCTAAGCTGCAGGCCCTACAAGGACACACACATTTCTGCAGCTCTGAACGGGAGCCAAAGTATGGACAGCAGGAGAGACCAAACTGGCCTGGGCACTCCGGAGGGCTGGGCTTGAGGGAGGGAGCGTCGGACGAGCCCGCTGGTTTTGTGCAGGTGTGGGTGGGAAGAAAACGAGGGAGTCTGATCAGAGAGCTTCTCTTAACTCGTCCTGGCTGTCTTTTTCTGCTCGGTGGAAACGAACAGCTGTCTATCACTTGTACAGCGGTGTGTCACTCTGCTACACACTGAGAGCTCGCAGGTCCGTCAGACAGGTTTCCTCCAGCTCACGTACTGCAGAGTCTAAGGCTCTGCTTCCAAGAGGGGGAAAACTCCCCCCTTTTAATTCTTTCCCCTTCCTTCCTTCATACAGTTCACCCAAGCAGCTAGTATTGGACTTGGCTTCTGTGCAGAGACACAGCTTCTGTCTCTTTCAACCTTTTGTTCCCCATATTCAAAAACAGAAAGCCGTCCAAGCGTCCTGGTTCTCCTCTTCCTTCAGGGCCTGCAGCAGGGCTTTGGCAGTAGGAGCAGTGCTGGAGCAGTGCTAAGCAGACGACTGACTGCGCAGGTGAAAATCAAGAGCCTGACAGATCTGACATGAATGACAGGAAGGGAATTGGCATCATGTAGAAACCAAGTCATTCCTCATAAAGTCTCTACATGTCGGAAGAGAAGGAgctgagaagagagagagagcttcTCTAGCCTGtcttgaaaaaaaacagctgcttgAAAAAAGGGAAGTGAGATAATGGGCCGCTGGACTGACTTGGTCATGTGTTTGCTTGTGCGCTCACAGGCAAGCTGGTCTCCACAAGAGAGCACAGAGCAGAGACCTCCTGCTGTCGGTAAGTCTAGCTTTTCTCACTCATGTACCTACTGTGCGAGCTCGTGCATTCATTCATCGACATATTCATGACCACCCGTGCATCAGCAGTGTCCTGGCAGTAACGAAGGAAAGACTTAAAACAATCTCTCTGCTCCTTCTAACTCTTTCACTAACGAGCTCTAAGATGCCGTGGCGTGGCTGCGTGccgtgtgtgtgagagctgtgaAAGGGATCCTCTGTCGGGGCACTTGTGTGTGCGGGTGCTCAGGCAGCAGAGTCCCGAACCCACTCTGAATCTCCTACTGTCCCATGAGAGCCGCTGTCAGCCAGGAGAATTGTTAgactttattgttatttttcattcttgtgTCATCTGCAAATGCTTCTCTCTTCAACTgtttcctatttaaaaaaaaaaatacgtgGTTGTTAAAGCTGAAAAgtgtttttacacaaagggttgtaggagtgtGGGACAAAGtgcacagccatgttgttgaaagtgATACCCTAGTTTCTTTcaagaacagctggatgagatcctccaatCAGGGCAGGAGatactactttacacaaagggttgtgggggtctggaacaagctatttTGTAAAGGCGCAGATACAGCAAAACACAGTGTACAGCCACAGCCATAATGTAAGTGTTCCTATGCTCCATCTCCGCTGTTGTTTGCCACTAGTTTGtactaaaacatttattttaaaattgtacagaTTCAACAGTAATATGATAAGGTTTGATTGCTGTTAAACTAATCAATAACaaattccatttattttcttaaaacatttgaTATCCAGCACTGTTTATCTCACTCCTCGTCTGTCTTCACCCTTGGTAGTGATGGGTTCAACTGCAGTTACCCACCTGGTCCTGCTGCTCAGCCCTGCCCTCGTCCTCACCCTCACCAGCTGGGACAGTGCTTCGCCCCTCCAGAGCACGTGAGACACTCTTCTTACtcctaaaatgtacagtacctgtgtgtCTCAGGTGTGTCAGGGTGTTTCTGTGTGATTTGTATCTCAGGTGTGTCAGCGTCTctcaggtgtgtcagtgtgtctctgtgtggattGTCTCAGGTGTGTCAGTGCATCTCTGTGTGGATTGTGTCTCAGGTGTGTCAGTGCGTCTCTGTGTGGATTGTGTCTCAGGTTTGTCAGTACATCTCTGTGTGGATTGTGTCTCAGGTATGTCAGTACATCTCTGTGCGGATTGTGTCTCAGGTGTGTCAATGTGTCGCTGTGTGGATTGTGTCTCAGGTGTATGACTGCTACTCCCAAATGGAGAGAACTGAAATCTTCAGATCAGTGAGCTGCTAGAAACCACCTGAGTGTGACAGGATGAGGTGCCTCTTCTCTGAACCCTCCTAATCCTTGTGTTCTtgagctttttaatttttttgataACAAACTGcattgcagtgcaccaggagagGAAATGCTAGCTGCTTTCTGATTGCAGGTTCTGTACGTGGGAATGCATGAAGTTCACTTTGCTGTGGCCAGGATCGTTCTGTACGGTGAGCAGCCTGGCTCCGTTCACACGTCATATCAACACTGACCTGCAGAGAGTTCACAGTCTGTTCACCAGGTTCCCTGACTGACCGGTCAGCACCGATACAGCCCTGTCCTTGTGTTAGTAATGAAATGAAGTTGTGAGCTtctttcaggttttcttttggTCCCACCCATTGCATCTCACGTTAATGCTTATTATTCTCCCCTTTGTGCACAAAGTCCTGCCACATTCAAAGAGACAGTCTGgccacaacacaacacagagcACAAAATGCGGGCACAAACACAGCAGCATCTGCTGCATACTGACCTTGCGATTCATGCATTTGCCAGATGGTCACGCAGAGGGATGATATTTGCACATTGTAAAGTGCAGCATcgctgatttttctttttatccttTACATGGTGCATCCCTGCTCCTCTGGCATTTATCTTCAAGGGATGTGCAGAAGGGAAAAGCATAGGATTGTGTAAATAACTCTCCCCCTCCCCTTGAACTCAGACCCTGAAGAAAATCGAGTGTTTGATCCCAGAGTATGTGAAGACCTGGACCATCCACGGCCTCTGGTGAGGAACATCCTGGGGCTGTTGGAAATCCTGGGAATGGGCTGGGATCCGGTGATGTCATTCTCCTGCTGCACTTGTTCACTGCGAACATGGAACACATACCTGCCAAGTTTCAATActgtttcagtttctctttAATCACTTTGGATTTTGTGCACTGGAGCACTTTTCAGCTCCGCCTCGCTGGCCTTACTCTCGTTCAGTTCTATTCTTTTCCTGCTTGTGATGCCTTCTCTTGTTTCCCCTGTTTTTACACTAGATGTAAATCTTCGCAAACACATTGAGTCGGGCTGAATAAAGTGCATCAGCTCAGCAGGTGATAAGTAAAGGAGGAATGTGTGCctaaagttaaataaaaagagAAGCAGACCGTAGGATACTGAAGACACCAGCTGTGTGAGAAAACTAAGAGCCGCTGTGTGGTTTTGGCTGTGTGACgggttcctctctctctccgctccAGGCCGATGTCCACGGGCAGGTGCTGTGGCTGTTGGCCCATTTTCCCCTCTGACCTGGAGGTGAGGCCGCAGAGTTCTGTGAGAAATGCCGACATCGTTACGGGCTGTTGCTGAGTCATGACAGAAGCTGCAGTAGCAAGAGGGAGGACCCCTCAAGCCATGGGGTCCTCTGCTTCGGCTCCTGTAGCTTCAGGGTTTGGAGTATAATTCAAGACGGGTGTGTTTCACTTATGCACGACCTCGTACGGCACTGTTACTGAAGTCGCACGAGCCGCCTCTCGCACTGAAGAGCCTCCTCTCTTCCGTGGCCAGGCCATGAAGACACCAATTCACCTGCTCCTTCTCTCGCCCGTGCGAGAGAGCCCTATCAAACCTAAAAGCTGTGCATGCTGTGCTTTCGGGGAGCAGCCTGCTGTAATCGCTGTAGGTTGAGCCTTGGAATGATGCCTAGTTTGCGGTATTTCCCTTCAGCACGCCGACAGGAACAAGGTGCTGATTTCGCCCGCGTCTCTGCTACAGCAGTGTTGAGCATGGCCTGTATTCATTCTTGAAATACCAGTTTAACAGGCCCTGAGATTCTGGTGCTCATTTATCCACTAGCACAAGCTAACGGTGCGCCCACTTCTGCATGCTGGTGCTGGCGGTGACAAGCAGGCGTAGAGTACCGAGGTGTGACGTGATCCACGCCAGCACTTGCCAGGAGCTGGCCGGTGGGTTACAGCGCCCTCTGTTGTCCTTTCACAGGAACTGCAGCCGGAGCTGTCTCGCCTGTGGCCTACGCTGTTGAAGTCCAAATCCAACTTCACCTTCTGGTAAGAACTGACGTGTACAGAGCTCAGGCCAATCGGGTGGTCTTGTCTGTCTGAGCTCTGTTCCTCGAGAGCCCCTGATCGGCCAGTTTTATCAGACTTGGAAACACTAAATTAGGATCAATTAAGCAAGCGATGTGTTAAATTAAGTTATTGACCATCCAGTGCCAAATTACGAGTGCCCTTCAGCTTGTGAGGACAAGGATTCTCTTAATTGAACACATTGCTCGTCTTATTGGCTTTAATGATTTTCAGAAACCTGGAAAAGTTAACTGCCCTGTGGCTCTCCAGACCCCCTGCTCCACATGTCCAGCTCTTTTTTTTCATACTTTCCATTGTGATTACAATTTGGTCTTCGATATTCTCTCTGAGTGGACTCACTGTCATAAACTCTTACATTGCAATTGTAATATAATGATGGCTTATGCAGAGTGATTTCTAATTGTTCTCAAATGACCAATTCTCCCTTGTCCTCTGTGTTGGCCAAGAACATCCTGGGCCCTCCCAGGGGTATtgctctgtatacagtatctggggtgggacagtgtgtgtgcggtgtgtctctgtgtccggtGTCTGGGGTGGGACAGTGTGTGTGcggtgtgtctctgtgtccggtGTCTGGGGTGGGACAAtgtgtgtgcggtgtgcgtgtcTTCCCGTGTTTCTCTCGAGTCTGGTTCTGCCACAGGAAGGACGAGTGGATCAAGCATGGCTCCTGTGCTGGCTGTGTGGAGGGCATGAACTCCCCCACCAGGTACTTCCAGACGTCCCTCAAGCTACGAGCCCACTTCGACATCGACAGGTGCGAGTCGCCAGAACATCTTCCAGTCAAATCACAGACCAGAACCACAGTAAAACTCCAGCAGCCGCCTCAGGAAAACCATTTCAACAGCTTGGCATCCGCAAGTCTCCACACCTGACTGTCTCCTGACTGTCTCCTGACTGGCCTTGGAGGCCAAGCTGTTGAACGAGATCAAGCTCTCCAAGcctgctgtgtgtttgtgtgtgctccGTTGTGTGCATGGTGTTTTGTCACTATCAGAGCTAATACCGCAAATATAAAATTAGCATTTCCAGGAGTCCTGAAATACCCGGTGCTGTGCCAACACTGCTGGATCCCAGGTACAGAGCCAGTCTTCCAGAACTGCACTGGACTGTTTGTGAAGTGTTTTGCTGTGGCAGTATTATCTACCCATCCGGGCTTCCTGGTTGAAAGTGGCATGCCAGCTCTCCTTGGATATATGGATATAGAATTTTCACTTAATCACTTTGAAAAACCCCAGTTTTTAAGCgttgatgtttttgttttggttctGAGTCACCCGTGTTGGTCTCTCCTCCAGACACACAGCCTGACGCCTGTCCTGTTGTCATTGTAGGGCCCTACAGGATGCTGGCATTGAGCCTTCCTGCAACAAATCCTACATGGTACTGTAGTCCCCTCTTCCTTATTATAGATCCATTAAGCTTGATTTTACAGAATTTATCTAAATGCAAATGTCAGTTTTGTCCACGCTGACCATAATATCAAAAATCTTTACCAAATCGTGTTACAGAAGCCCACAGTAAATATGTAGTAAGAGCATAAAGTACACAAAGTAGTAAGACTTcagaataatacaaaataaaaattgaatatgTAGAAACAAACACAACTTGACATCACAGCAAAGAGATGAAGATGCATATGAATTTCCAGCACCGGATGTAGAGAGATCTGAGCTGAGAGGGGTCTGAGCTGCTGACCCACGGCGAGCCGGTCTGGGCGCAGTGTAGATGCGAGGTGGGCAATGCCAGGTAACCCATCCTTGGTTTAGAAATTCGGACCCGTGACACGAGTTCAAGCGAGGAGGCCTGGGCCATGGTGCGCGCTGAGTGATGcccttcctctctccctccctccctcctgtcCAGTACAAGCAGATCCACGCGGCTCTGGCCCCCGTGCTGGGCGAGCTCCACGTCAGCCAGTGCGTGCAGGACGAGCAGGTGAGGGGGGCTCGGGGGGCTCGGGGGGCTGGGGGCCACGCGGCGGGGGTCCTGCAGCTGTTCTCTTCCCGGCTCACGGtctctccccccctctctccctccccggAGCAGCAGCGGCAGGTCTGGATCCAGGTGAAGATCCCCATGTTCAAGAACTTCACCCTGGGCTGCCACCGGCACCACGCTGGGCTGCCAGCCTCCCCGCACCCCTCCCCCGGGCACCCCTGCCCCCACAACGCCTCCGTCTACTTCTACCCCATCAGCTACGACCACCCTGACCAGCCCTGTCCTTAACACCGACCGCAGAAGACACCCCAGTAATCAAGCGGGGATCCCCTCACCTTAACTGGGGTGCTGGGTTTTCAGCTTAGTGCACCAGCCTCAAGCTCCaccgccgaaacgttgtgtctctttccCTTTGCttccagcagggaataaaccttcacctgttcctctgcagcctaagcatgctgacgcagctccctgcctGACCTTCTACAGAAATAACTAATTCCAGGAATATAAACCGGTATAAACGCAAATACTAAGAAGTGAAAGGCCAGCTTGGCCCACTGTAGAACCTGTCAGAACTGTGTCACATAAAAACCCTGACCCTGCTCGTGATGCTGCAGGACGCTCTCCTCTCGGCAGGGAGCGGGACTCTGCCGGAACACGAAGAGGACGGCTCCATCGGACGCCTGCTCCGCAGGGAGTGACCGAGGGCAGGAGACCCCCGGCTGCCGGCGTGGAGACCCGCCACCAGTCTCTGTGGTTTCtgttcatactgtacctcacaCCCTTTGAGCTCCACCGAGTGTAAGACTAGTTTTAAAATGGCGGTGGTCCTGTAGCCTGTTATCTCAGGAATGAACAGCTTTTTGATGCTTTCTAATGAACTTTAAAATTGagtctgtgtgtttttgtcctTCTTCAGGGCATGCCCTGTAAATCAAAGGCCGGTGAAGTGATAGCCTGTATTTCTCATTAAGGCCTCTCCAGGGCCAGGGGCTGAGGTGAAGGAGCGTCTCGCTCTCTGATTACCCAGTCGCAGGTATTGTTTCCTGTGATCTCAGTCTTCAGAAGGCCAGGTAACAGTAGTCATCAGGTATATTCAATTTCATCCATTTGTCGGAGGGGCCACAGTGGCACCGTGGTTAAAACTGCTGCcctgcagcgctggggccctgggttcaagtctgtctgtgtggagtttgcacattctccccatgttcacatgggtttcccccTCAGTCCAAAGAGAAGCTGgcgggttaattggcttcagggaaacttggccctggtgtgtgtgtgtgtgcgtgcgtgcgtgcgtgcgtgcgtgcgtgcgtgcgtcctgtccagggtggaccctgccttgtgcccgttgcttgtcaggacagactccagctcctccctgaccctgaattggataactCGGTTAGAAAAAGCCCTTAATGGATTTATGTATCTCTATCTTTCTCATAATCAATCTGCGGGGTGAGGAGCAGTCCAATGTCATGCTCAGCAGCTGTCCAGCTCTTGCACAAGACGGACCACAGGGCCAGGGGTCACAGGGGACAGAGGTGAACAGAGCCTAGTGGTGCAGAGCTCGGAAAGAAACCCAGCAGCCAGATAGAGAAGGCTGAAATACTTTGATATTTTCACTATTTCAGATTTTACACAATACTTCTTAAAACCTATCGATGCGTTTAATGCggattttcatttatttcaaaagTTTTTACCAACTTGTCTCTGTTGAAATGTTTGCGAatacaataacaaaagaaaaGGACTCGGGCAACTATATTCGCCTTTTGCCAAGATCCGTGGAAGGCCGGAGACTTTTTAAACCGGAATCTCTGGCCGCCCGCTGCCACGAGGGGCTGTAATAAAGTTTCGAGATTCCCGGTGGCACTAGGTTTCGATttttagcttgttttttttttttgtcctgaaaACAGCTGTTCACAAAATGCATTTGGGTTCTCTTTGAAATCTCCCCAAGAGTAGCATCCCGTTAACAATTTTGTCCTGCAATCTCGCCTCatattttgctgttgaaaatccTCCATTTAGAAAACTGCCCGTAGGTGACACGTACCGCACAAGTAAGCGGttacgtttttaaaaaaataaaaaagggtagGGCTGCTTTTGAAAATAGAGCTCACTGCTGTCACAGATGACCAGAACGCTCACTTCAGCTTAGGGGGATTTTCCGGACTAATcaaaacaacaggaaaaaaaaacgacaTTTTAGTTTCCAGGATCCAGACTAGGCCTGCGAGTTCCTCCTCGCGCAGCACCACGCGCTCTGCTCGCAGGGTCTGGGCGCGCGGGCGACTCCATTGCCTAGTACAGCGCGAGAGCCGACGTGTCGAAGTTCCAGCTGCAAGCGGGCGCGCGAGGTAAGCAGCCTTATTAAACTTTCTGccaaaacaaggaaaacagcTCAGGGCACGACCGTCCCCACGGAGAATAAGTGCGTGAGACAGGTTTACGTCGTGGCGTGGGTGTCGCACACCCGCAGAGTGACTGCGGGTCTGTTTCTGCTGCGCGGTGTACGAATGGCGTCTTGTGTTTTGAAGCACGTCGTCATAAAAACGCTAAACGCGActtggtgctttaaaaatgtgAGCTGAGATTTGGAAAGCATTGCAGACAGCGAGCACTACTTTAAAAAACCCCACAACTGAAGCAATATCTAATGGCGTCGGTCTTTGCGTATACCCCAGCTACTGAGAATTGTGTCCGATACAGAAAACGTTGAACTCAGTTGCAAACCAGTCTAAACGTTCTTGACATTACGACTTCATCATACGGTCCTAAAAATACTAGCTGGACCATAGACTAGCCAGTTCAACAGGTTAGACTGTTTTTTCCATTCTGCACAGAGTACCTTGTATGTGGAATACACTGACATAGATGTGTGCAAAACTCATAATACTTGGTCGTCATTAATGAAACGTcagtttttattatatttactaaacattgcatttaaaaagtaGGCCTGGGCCTTTtaacagattttctttaaacacCTTAAGCCACTGAGTGTGTCTTCCGTTAATCGCAGGGTACTTGCAGTGTGGTATCTGTGCGCGACTGTAATATTCTGCACATTTCTGAAACTTGAACGGCCCTGGGCAGCACCAGTCCAGCAGCAGGTCCCCATGAAATAAGTCGTTTCTGAAGATCTGTTACAAGTCCACTGCCATCAGTGAGACAGGTGAATTGTTAGGTCTAAAATATAAGTGCTCTTCTGCCCTTTACACATCATCACTGTGATAGGATGTCACACTCACAGGACAAAGATGGGGTCCCGAGAGCAGGACTGGGGTGTGTTCTTTTTACTGTAGTATCCTGTCTCAGCTCGGTCTCGCATCTCAGGTCTCGCGACAAGAGGATGTGAGTTCGCAAAAGCCGTCGAACTTCGTTTTCAGCCAGTGTGAATACTTGTGCTACACCCGTGAGAATTCTGGTTTGGTCCAGAAGCGAGGGGCTGGTCTCCAACCCCGGTCCCGGAGAGCCACAGGTGCGCAGTACAGGTGCGCAGCATTAAATCAGCAGTTTCTGAAAGGCTGCAGTGTTGTTTTCCGTGACCAGAAACAGGTGCTGTGTTCCGTGGAGTGATTTAGAGATCCTCTAGGACCTCCCTGCAGCTTGACTTTCCTCACTGGCCAGTTGCTTAAGCACGTGACCCTGATCTTTGGAGGTCCCCCGGGTGGTT is a window from the Lepisosteus oculatus isolate fLepOcu1 chromosome 3, fLepOcu1.hap2, whole genome shotgun sequence genome containing:
- the rnaset2l gene encoding ribonuclease T2-like isoform X1, with protein sequence MGRWTDLVMCLLVRSQASWSPQESTEQRPPAVVMGSTAVTHLVLLLSPALVLTLTSWDSASPLQSTFCTWECMKFTLLWPGSFCTTLKKIECLIPEYVKTWTIHGLWPMSTGRCCGCWPIFPSDLEELQPELSRLWPTLLKSKSNFTFWKDEWIKHGSCAGCVEGMNSPTRYFQTSLKLRAHFDIDRALQDAGIEPSCNKSYMYKQIHAALAPVLGELHVSQCVQDEQQRQVWIQVKIPMFKNFTLGCHRHHAGLPASPHPSPGHPCPHNASVYFYPISYDHPDQPCP
- the rnaset2l gene encoding ribonuclease T2-like isoform X3; translated protein: MGRWTDLVMCLLVRSQASWSPQESTEQRPPAVVMGSTAVTHLVLLLSPALVLTLTSWDSASPLQSTFCTWECMKFTLLWPGSFCTTLKKIECLIPEYVKTWTIHGLWPMSTGRCCGCWPIFPSDLEELQPELSRLWPTLLKSKSNFTFWALQDAGIEPSCNKSYMYKQIHAALAPVLGELHVSQCVQDEQQRQVWIQVKIPMFKNFTLGCHRHHAGLPASPHPSPGHPCPHNASVYFYPISYDHPDQPCP
- the rnaset2l gene encoding ribonuclease T2-like isoform X4, producing MGRWTDLVMCLLVRSQASWSPQESTEQRPPAVVMGSTAVTHLVLLLSPALVLTLTSWDSASPLQSTFCTWECMKFTLLWPGSFCTELQPELSRLWPTLLKSKSNFTFWKDEWIKHGSCAGCVEGMNSPTRYFQTSLKLRAHFDIDRALQDAGIEPSCNKSYMYKQIHAALAPVLGELHVSQCVQDEQQRQVWIQVKIPMFKNFTLGCHRHHAGLPASPHPSPGHPCPHNASVYFYPISYDHPDQPCP
- the rnaset2l gene encoding ribonuclease T2-like isoform X2, giving the protein MGSTAVTHLVLLLSPALVLTLTSWDSASPLQSTFCTWECMKFTLLWPGSFCTTLKKIECLIPEYVKTWTIHGLWPMSTGRCCGCWPIFPSDLEELQPELSRLWPTLLKSKSNFTFWKDEWIKHGSCAGCVEGMNSPTRYFQTSLKLRAHFDIDRALQDAGIEPSCNKSYMYKQIHAALAPVLGELHVSQCVQDEQQRQVWIQVKIPMFKNFTLGCHRHHAGLPASPHPSPGHPCPHNASVYFYPISYDHPDQPCP